One region of Acaryochloris thomasi RCC1774 genomic DNA includes:
- the isiD gene encoding protein IsiD, with amino-acid sequence MSVPDTQQAQLTDYTTADVEQLAQRLDADDYETPFAALGDWHLLRAVAFQRPELAEPYMHLLDLEAFDES; translated from the coding sequence ATGAGCGTTCCTGACACCCAACAAGCACAGCTAACCGACTACACAACTGCAGATGTAGAACAACTAGCGCAGCGCCTTGATGCTGATGATTATGAAACTCCGTTTGCGGCTTTAGGTGACTGGCATCTATTAAGAGCTGTTGCCTTTCAGCGGCCAGAGTTGGCAGAACCTTATATGCATCTGCTGGACTTAGAAGCTTTTGACGAGTCCTAG
- a CDS encoding Fur family transcriptional regulator, with translation MQQTADRIVQQMKSKGLRVTPQRFAVYAHLLARSDHPTAEQISSHLNQDVPTSSQATVYNSLQALREVGLVQEVLLEEGVCRYDANIAPHHHFRCQSCGVIEDIAWEKLQNLEFKGLRSGLQVENYEITVRGYCDCCSPRR, from the coding sequence ATGCAGCAAACGGCAGATAGAATTGTTCAGCAAATGAAGTCGAAGGGATTGCGGGTAACGCCCCAACGCTTTGCAGTCTATGCCCACTTACTGGCGCGTTCGGACCATCCGACGGCAGAGCAGATTTCAAGTCATCTGAATCAAGACGTACCGACCTCTTCTCAGGCAACTGTGTACAACTCGCTCCAGGCCCTGCGAGAGGTGGGACTGGTGCAAGAGGTTCTCTTGGAAGAAGGAGTTTGCCGTTATGATGCCAACATTGCCCCTCACCACCATTTTCGATGTCAGTCCTGCGGTGTAATTGAAGATATCGCCTGGGAAAAGCTCCAGAATTTAGAATTCAAGGGGCTGCGCTCAGGATTGCAGGTAGAGAATTATGAGATCACCGTGCGTGGATATTGCGATTGCTGCAGCCCTAGAAGGTAA
- the nadA gene encoding quinolinate synthase NadA, which translates to MFTALRSSDTALPLDLVSAIQELKRELNAVVLAHYYQESEIQDVADYIGDSLGLSRQAASTDADVIVFAGVHFMAETAKILNPNKLVLLPDLEAGCSLADSCPPDQFAAFKAVHPDHLVISYVNCTAAIKAMSDIICTSSNAVQIVQQIPAEQPIIFAPDKNLGRYVMAQTGRDLLLWDGSCIVHETFSERKLIDLKVQHPEAEVVAHPECEPTILRHAHFVGSTTALLNYTQQSPKQAFIVATESGILHQMQKQAPGKTYIPAPPTQNCACNECPYMRLNTLEKLYTAMKERSPEITLPEEVRVAALKPMERMLEMSA; encoded by the coding sequence GTGTTTACTGCTCTTCGTTCGTCGGACACTGCGCTGCCCTTAGACTTAGTCTCAGCAATTCAAGAACTCAAGCGCGAGCTCAACGCCGTAGTTTTAGCTCACTATTACCAAGAGTCTGAAATACAGGATGTTGCGGATTACATCGGTGACTCCTTGGGATTGTCTCGACAGGCAGCCAGCACCGATGCCGATGTGATTGTCTTTGCTGGCGTTCACTTCATGGCGGAGACCGCGAAGATTCTCAATCCAAATAAGCTAGTACTGCTGCCGGATCTAGAGGCGGGTTGCTCTTTGGCAGATAGCTGCCCTCCCGATCAGTTTGCAGCTTTTAAGGCCGTTCACCCCGACCATTTGGTGATCTCTTACGTCAACTGCACTGCTGCGATTAAAGCAATGAGCGATATTATCTGTACTAGCTCTAATGCCGTACAAATTGTGCAGCAAATTCCTGCAGAACAGCCCATTATCTTTGCCCCCGATAAAAATCTGGGTCGGTATGTGATGGCTCAGACCGGACGAGATCTGCTGCTTTGGGACGGAAGCTGTATTGTGCATGAGACTTTTTCTGAACGTAAGCTTATCGATTTAAAAGTTCAGCATCCTGAGGCAGAGGTTGTGGCCCACCCTGAATGTGAACCGACAATTTTGCGCCATGCCCATTTTGTGGGGTCGACAACAGCACTGCTCAACTACACGCAGCAAAGCCCCAAACAGGCGTTTATTGTGGCGACTGAATCCGGCATTTTGCATCAGATGCAGAAGCAGGCTCCAGGGAAAACCTATATTCCCGCCCCGCCAACACAGAATTGTGCCTGTAATGAATGTCCCTATATGCGCCTGAACACTCTAGAAAAGCTTTATACGGCCATGAAGGAACGCTCCCCTGAGATTACTTTGCCTGAAGAGGTGCGTGTTGCGGCTCTAAAACCAATGGAGAGAATGTTAGAAATGAGTGCTTGA
- the coaBC gene encoding bifunctional phosphopantothenoylcysteine decarboxylase/phosphopantothenate--cysteine ligase CoaBC has protein sequence MAQRILIGIGGGIAAYKMCEVISTLVKSGVEVRVMLTEAAQAFVTPLTVTTLCRYPVYDDMSLWQPIHERPLHIELADWADLMLLAPLTANTLAKLVCGLADNLLTNTVLASDCPILVAPAMNTTMWQQSSVRRNWEQLQQESRYHSVGPGSGLLACDTVGLGRMVEPADILSYLASLQHSQGIRDLAGKTLLISAGGTREHLDPVRFIGNPSTGRMGVALALAAWHRGARVHLVHGPLVEPLSRVSNIDAVAVRGAEEMRTQLLKVFPTADWTIMAAAVGDVKPAQYSTAKLPKKSLPESLALEPIPDILSELSRLKQPHQRLIGFAAQTGDIVTPAKDKLQRKGLDAISTNPVDQPNSGFGSSQNQATLIDKTGRQLEVSNCSKLSMAHQLLDFIRDLE, from the coding sequence GTGGCTCAACGCATTCTAATTGGCATCGGTGGTGGTATTGCGGCCTATAAGATGTGTGAGGTTATTTCTACCCTCGTTAAGTCTGGGGTAGAGGTGCGGGTAATGCTAACGGAGGCCGCTCAGGCATTCGTGACGCCGCTGACGGTGACAACGCTCTGCCGCTACCCGGTCTATGACGATATGAGCCTTTGGCAACCGATCCATGAACGGCCTCTGCATATTGAGCTGGCGGACTGGGCTGATCTCATGCTTTTGGCTCCGTTAACGGCAAATACGCTGGCTAAGCTTGTCTGTGGGCTGGCCGATAATTTATTGACGAATACGGTTTTAGCGTCTGACTGTCCGATTCTAGTGGCACCCGCGATGAATACGACGATGTGGCAGCAATCTTCAGTACGGCGAAATTGGGAGCAGCTGCAGCAAGAGTCGCGCTATCACTCTGTTGGCCCAGGATCCGGTTTACTAGCCTGCGACACGGTGGGTTTGGGGCGTATGGTAGAGCCAGCAGATATACTGAGCTATTTAGCTTCACTTCAGCATTCGCAGGGTATCCGAGATTTGGCGGGTAAGACGCTGCTAATTAGTGCAGGAGGAACCCGTGAACATCTCGATCCGGTGAGATTTATTGGTAATCCGTCTACGGGGAGAATGGGGGTAGCACTGGCGTTGGCCGCTTGGCATCGCGGGGCAAGAGTGCATTTGGTGCATGGGCCGTTGGTGGAGCCGTTGTCGCGGGTCTCAAATATTGATGCTGTTGCGGTGAGAGGGGCTGAGGAAATGAGAACGCAACTCCTAAAAGTATTCCCCACCGCAGACTGGACGATCATGGCAGCAGCAGTCGGCGACGTTAAACCCGCACAATACTCGACGGCAAAGCTTCCCAAAAAGTCACTTCCAGAATCATTAGCTCTAGAGCCTATTCCTGATATTTTGTCGGAACTCAGTCGGCTTAAACAGCCCCACCAGAGACTGATTGGGTTCGCGGCTCAGACCGGAGATATTGTGACACCGGCTAAAGACAAGCTGCAGAGGAAAGGGTTGGATGCGATCTCAACTAACCCGGTAGACCAGCCCAACAGCGGCTTTGGCAGCAGTCAGAATCAAGCCACTCTGATTGATAAAACCGGTCGCCAGCTTGAAGTTTCAAACTGTAGCAAGCTATCGATGGCTCACCAGCTTTTAGATTTTATCCGGGATTTAGAATAG
- a CDS encoding thylakoid membrane photosystem I accumulation factor, which translates to MTLALLKRAWCLLNKNAWATRALAGLCASLLCLGVFSVAPAAAGITDDHFDGNIFVLYASNGSLVPPRSSLAESKQRERPSVLMFYTDDSSECKDNSLVISQLQAFYRQNVNFMPIGVDTLPAENTYTPEEAAYYYNGSFVPQFVVIDPEGNVALDRVGQTPYEVIDDALREIKDLPPRPESFAIERPAFSPSPSADTTFWTAPVRGIEGIDNADLPAPATRS; encoded by the coding sequence ATGACTCTTGCATTATTAAAACGCGCTTGGTGTCTCTTGAATAAGAACGCTTGGGCAACTCGCGCATTGGCCGGATTGTGCGCTTCACTACTTTGTCTAGGCGTTTTCAGCGTAGCTCCCGCTGCTGCAGGAATTACCGACGATCATTTTGATGGCAATATTTTCGTTCTGTACGCCAGCAACGGTTCATTAGTGCCACCTAGAAGCAGTCTCGCTGAGTCCAAACAGAGAGAGCGGCCTTCTGTGCTGATGTTCTACACCGACGATAGCTCAGAGTGCAAGGATAATTCCTTGGTGATCTCGCAGCTGCAGGCCTTCTATCGTCAAAACGTTAACTTTATGCCCATTGGCGTTGATACGCTTCCGGCGGAAAACACTTACACCCCTGAAGAAGCAGCCTATTACTACAACGGCTCCTTTGTGCCTCAGTTTGTCGTCATTGACCCTGAAGGCAACGTTGCACTCGATCGGGTGGGACAGACCCCCTACGAAGTCATCGACGATGCACTTCGAGAAATCAAAGACCTTCCACCCCGCCCAGAATCCTTTGCCATTGAGCGTCCGGCTTTTTCACCGTCACCCAGTGCCGACACGACCTTTTGGACGGCCCCTGTTAGAGGGATCGAGGGTATTGATAACGCTGACTTACCGGCTCCTGCCACTCGCAGCTAG
- a CDS encoding M15 family metallopeptidase — protein sequence MHDDIPEAFRQPVSESSSPRATPLVWVGSALGLAVLAAGGWFTLSALNTNPSESISEVAPAAPSPTPSAEPTTDDLLGHLSYEEAPPQELKPISADGRLKLRTSAAQAYQRMLASAKAAGVSLQPISAFRTVEEQNYLFFKVKEQRAQATAQRADVSAPPGHSEHHTGYAIDLGDATRSATNLSQSFDQTPAFKWLAANAARFSFELSFPKGNSQGVSYEPWHWRYVGDQPSLKTFYSARKLKETSAAEGDAP from the coding sequence ATGCACGACGATATTCCTGAAGCTTTTCGACAACCCGTTTCTGAATCCTCCTCACCGCGTGCGACCCCTTTGGTTTGGGTGGGGAGTGCTTTGGGGCTGGCGGTGTTGGCTGCGGGGGGATGGTTTACGCTGAGTGCTTTGAATACAAATCCCTCTGAGAGTATTTCTGAGGTTGCTCCTGCAGCACCTAGCCCGACGCCTTCTGCAGAGCCGACCACGGATGACTTGCTGGGACATCTATCCTACGAAGAGGCACCCCCGCAGGAGTTGAAGCCCATCTCTGCTGACGGACGCCTGAAGCTACGAACCTCGGCGGCCCAAGCCTATCAGCGGATGCTGGCCTCTGCTAAAGCCGCAGGCGTTAGTCTCCAGCCCATCTCTGCGTTTCGTACGGTTGAAGAGCAGAACTATCTTTTTTTTAAAGTCAAAGAACAGCGTGCCCAAGCGACGGCGCAGCGTGCTGATGTGAGTGCGCCTCCAGGTCATAGTGAACACCACACAGGGTATGCCATTGATCTGGGAGATGCTACGCGATCTGCTACAAACTTGAGTCAGTCTTTTGATCAGACGCCCGCGTTTAAGTGGTTAGCGGCCAATGCAGCTCGCTTTAGCTTTGAGCTTTCTTTCCCTAAGGGGAATTCCCAGGGTGTGAGCTACGAGCCTTGGCACTGGCGCTATGTGGGAGATCAACCGAGTCTTAAAACATTCTATAGTGCTCGGAAGCTCAAAGAGACTAGTGCTGCCGAGGGGGACGCTCCATGA
- the katG gene encoding catalase/peroxidase HPI, whose translation MTSTIGGVSGGTNGSASKCPFMGGDLKFTAGGGTSNRDWWPNKLNLNILHQHSSKSNPMGEAFNYAEAFKSLDLEAVKQDIFQLMRTSQDWWPADYGHYGPLFIRMAWHSAGTYRIGDGRGGAGTGNQRFAPLNSWPDNANLDKARMLLWPIKQKYGAKISWADLMILTGNCALESMGLKTFGFAGGREDIWEPEEDIYWGTEAEWLGDKRYTGDRELEGTLGAVQMGLIYVNPEGPNGRPDPVASGRDIRETFGRMAMNDEETVALVAGGHTFGKCHGAGDDAHVGREPEGASIEEQGLGWKSSFGTGKGVDTISSGIEGAWTTNPVKWDNNYFENLFNYEWELTKSPAGANQWVPQGGAGANTVPDAHDPSKRHAPMMTTADMAMRMDPLYGPISRRFFQNPDQFADTFARAWYKLTHRDMGPRVRYLGPEVPAEELAWQDPIPAATHELIDEQDIVALKSQILATSLSVSQLVSTAWASASTFRGSDMRGGANGARIRLSPQKDWAVNQPAQLATVLQTLEAIQQTFNTSQSGGKRVSLADVIVLGGCAGVEQAAKKAGWYDVTVPFKPGRTDASQAQTDVASFAVLEPFADGFRNYLKGQYPVSAEELLLDRSQLLMLSAPEMTVLVGGLRVLNTNVEGQHGVFTKRPESLTNDFFTNLLDMGTTWKATSEAEDVFEGRNRATGELKWTGTRVDLIFGSSSQLRALAEVYACADSQKKFVHDFVAAWDKVMNLDRFDLA comes from the coding sequence ATGACTAGCACTATTGGCGGCGTAAGTGGCGGCACAAATGGCAGCGCAAGTAAATGTCCGTTTATGGGCGGAGATCTAAAGTTCACCGCTGGCGGTGGCACGTCTAACCGAGACTGGTGGCCGAATAAGCTGAACCTGAATATTCTCCATCAGCACTCCTCCAAATCTAATCCCATGGGTGAGGCGTTCAACTACGCTGAAGCGTTCAAGAGCCTTGACCTAGAGGCTGTGAAGCAAGATATCTTTCAACTAATGCGCACGTCCCAAGACTGGTGGCCCGCTGACTACGGCCACTATGGACCGCTCTTTATTCGGATGGCTTGGCATAGCGCTGGCACGTACCGCATCGGTGACGGTCGTGGCGGTGCAGGTACCGGCAACCAGCGCTTTGCGCCTCTCAACAGTTGGCCTGACAACGCCAACCTCGACAAGGCACGTATGCTGCTATGGCCGATCAAGCAAAAATACGGTGCGAAAATCTCTTGGGCCGATCTGATGATCCTCACCGGCAACTGCGCCCTAGAGTCGATGGGACTCAAGACCTTCGGCTTTGCTGGTGGTCGCGAAGACATCTGGGAACCCGAAGAAGATATTTACTGGGGCACTGAGGCCGAATGGCTAGGCGACAAGCGCTATACAGGCGATCGCGAACTCGAAGGGACGCTGGGTGCCGTGCAAATGGGTCTCATCTACGTTAATCCCGAAGGGCCGAACGGTCGTCCTGACCCAGTTGCGTCTGGACGAGACATTCGCGAAACCTTTGGGCGAATGGCGATGAACGATGAGGAAACCGTTGCCCTCGTTGCGGGTGGACACACCTTTGGTAAATGCCACGGTGCTGGCGATGATGCACATGTTGGTCGTGAGCCAGAAGGAGCCAGTATTGAAGAGCAAGGTCTTGGCTGGAAAAGTAGCTTTGGTACGGGCAAAGGCGTTGATACGATCAGCAGCGGTATCGAAGGTGCCTGGACCACCAATCCAGTGAAGTGGGACAACAATTACTTCGAGAACCTATTTAACTATGAGTGGGAGCTAACGAAAAGTCCTGCGGGTGCTAATCAGTGGGTACCTCAGGGGGGCGCGGGTGCCAATACGGTGCCCGACGCCCACGATCCGTCGAAGCGCCATGCGCCAATGATGACGACAGCGGATATGGCGATGCGAATGGACCCCCTCTATGGGCCGATTTCGCGACGCTTTTTTCAGAACCCAGATCAGTTTGCCGATACTTTCGCTAGGGCTTGGTACAAGCTGACCCACCGTGACATGGGGCCTCGCGTGCGCTATCTGGGTCCAGAGGTTCCTGCAGAGGAGCTTGCATGGCAGGATCCGATTCCCGCAGCTACGCATGAGCTGATTGATGAGCAAGATATCGTTGCTCTTAAGAGTCAAATTCTGGCAACGAGTCTATCGGTTTCCCAGCTCGTTTCGACGGCTTGGGCCTCGGCTTCAACGTTCAGGGGATCTGACATGCGCGGCGGTGCAAATGGGGCGCGCATTCGTCTCTCGCCACAAAAAGATTGGGCGGTCAACCAGCCTGCTCAGTTGGCAACGGTGCTACAGACTCTGGAGGCGATTCAGCAAACCTTCAACACCTCGCAGTCTGGCGGCAAGCGGGTTTCGCTTGCAGACGTAATCGTTCTGGGTGGATGTGCTGGCGTTGAGCAGGCGGCGAAGAAGGCGGGTTGGTATGACGTTACGGTTCCTTTTAAGCCAGGACGCACGGATGCCTCGCAGGCACAGACCGATGTGGCCTCCTTCGCGGTTCTTGAGCCGTTCGCGGATGGGTTCCGTAACTACCTCAAGGGGCAATACCCTGTCTCTGCGGAAGAGTTATTGCTGGATCGATCGCAGTTGCTGATGCTGTCTGCGCCGGAGATGACTGTCCTTGTCGGTGGCCTGCGCGTCTTAAATACGAATGTCGAGGGTCAGCACGGTGTGTTTACGAAGCGGCCTGAGAGTCTTACCAATGACTTCTTCACGAATTTGCTCGATATGGGCACGACCTGGAAGGCAACTTCTGAGGCTGAAGATGTATTTGAGGGACGCAATCGCGCAACGGGTGAACTCAAGTGGACCGGTACTCGTGTTGATCTAATCTTTGGTTCTAGCTCTCAACTCCGCGCCCTCGCGGAAGTCTATGCTTGTGCGGACTCTCAGAAGAAATTTGTGCACGATTTCGTGGCAGCGTGGGACAAGGTGATGAACCTCGATCGCTTTGACTTAGCCTAG
- a CDS encoding DUF4330 domain-containing protein — protein sequence MAVIDAQGRLFGKVNILDVGAALVILFVVLGIFVLPGSGGPVIGNSGSKTVEVDAVVLGLSARNPKELIRAGDKTSFIIRNAPAGQVDIKNVEFLPRNLAITQPDGSVKPLPDPRVEAQFVSNLLITLEGKAEVKGDNIKLGGTDIKVGVPVELGGQQYNFKASIIDIRPQ from the coding sequence ATGGCAGTTATAGACGCGCAAGGTCGTTTGTTTGGCAAAGTTAACATCCTCGACGTAGGCGCGGCCCTTGTGATCTTGTTCGTCGTTTTAGGGATATTTGTCCTCCCTGGCAGTGGAGGACCCGTTATCGGGAATAGCGGCTCAAAAACCGTTGAGGTTGACGCCGTAGTCCTCGGTCTCAGCGCTCGCAATCCCAAAGAACTCATCAGGGCAGGTGATAAAACCAGCTTCATCATTCGCAATGCCCCAGCCGGTCAAGTCGATATCAAAAACGTTGAATTTCTACCTCGGAACCTGGCGATTACCCAGCCCGATGGCTCCGTTAAGCCTCTGCCCGATCCCAGGGTAGAGGCCCAATTTGTCTCAAACTTATTAATCACCTTAGAAGGCAAAGCCGAAGTCAAGGGCGACAATATTAAGCTGGGCGGCACAGACATCAAAGTGGGCGTCCCCGTCGAACTAGGGGGGCAACAGTACAACTTCAAAGCCAGCATCATTGATATCAGACCCCAATAA
- a CDS encoding S66 peptidase family protein, giving the protein MQLCLRPTPLKPGDRLWVTMPSGPLRDPDPFHKGIEMWRDRGYQIDLSPSYKQQWAYLAGTDPKRRASLEQGLRDQRYRAILCGRGGYGGARLLETWKWPAVPEKWLIGFSDITSLLWSLAQTGISGVHGPVLTTLAQEPDWSVQRLFDWVEGRAIAPLKGAGWGGGRTTGKLLPANLTVATHLLGTAVQPDLSGVILAFEDVGEAPYRIDRMLTQWRMTGALQSIRGIALGRFSDCENPGEETVTETLRDRIGDLGIPIVADLPFGHQGANAALPVGVMAHLDGNQGSLEIDST; this is encoded by the coding sequence GTGCAACTTTGTCTGCGACCGACTCCCCTCAAACCCGGAGACCGCCTTTGGGTGACGATGCCCAGCGGTCCCCTACGAGATCCAGACCCCTTTCATAAAGGAATCGAGATGTGGAGGGATCGTGGCTATCAGATCGATCTATCCCCCAGCTATAAGCAGCAGTGGGCTTACCTCGCAGGCACAGACCCAAAACGGCGGGCCTCGCTTGAACAAGGACTGAGAGATCAGCGATACCGGGCGATTCTCTGTGGCCGGGGTGGCTATGGCGGTGCCCGACTGCTCGAAACATGGAAGTGGCCTGCTGTACCGGAAAAATGGCTGATTGGCTTTTCCGATATCACCAGCCTACTCTGGAGCTTGGCACAAACCGGCATATCTGGTGTTCATGGCCCCGTTCTCACAACGCTAGCCCAAGAGCCAGACTGGTCAGTACAGCGTCTATTTGACTGGGTTGAAGGTCGAGCCATCGCTCCGCTCAAGGGCGCTGGCTGGGGCGGTGGCCGTACCACCGGTAAACTTCTGCCAGCCAATCTAACTGTAGCCACTCACCTGCTTGGGACTGCCGTGCAGCCTGATTTATCCGGTGTCATTTTAGCCTTTGAAGACGTAGGCGAAGCTCCCTATCGCATCGACCGCATGCTAACCCAATGGCGAATGACGGGGGCACTACAGTCCATCCGAGGAATTGCTCTCGGGCGGTTCAGTGACTGTGAGAATCCAGGGGAAGAAACCGTTACAGAAACATTACGCGATCGCATCGGCGACTTGGGCATTCCAATCGTCGCGGACTTACCCTTTGGCCATCAAGGTGCCAACGCAGCACTTCCGGTTGGCGTAATGGCGCATCTTGACGGCAACCAAGGAAGTCTTGAAATTGACAGCACTTAG
- a CDS encoding 4a-hydroxytetrahydrobiopterin dehydratase: MPVRLDKAAITEKTSTLPDWKTDGETLHQTKKFQDFVEAIAFVNKLVSPAEAIGHHPDISISYNKVSITITTHDAGGLTELDFQLAQTISNLV; encoded by the coding sequence ATGCCTGTACGACTTGACAAAGCAGCCATCACAGAAAAGACATCCACTTTACCAGACTGGAAAACGGATGGCGAAACCCTTCACCAAACAAAAAAATTTCAAGACTTTGTAGAAGCGATCGCATTTGTCAATAAACTTGTATCGCCAGCTGAAGCAATTGGCCACCACCCCGACATCAGCATTAGCTACAACAAAGTCTCAATCACAATCACAACGCACGACGCGGGAGGACTAACTGAGCTGGACTTTCAACTCGCTCAGACAATTTCTAATCTAGTCTAA
- the cpdA gene encoding 3',5'-cyclic-AMP phosphodiesterase: MSPSSPLLVAQLSDLHLFSTPEQTLLGLQTMASFAAILDALRQLPQQPDVILLTGDLAQDESSAAYEQIAQRIAPLNIPTYWLPGNHDHSPSMASILNQPPIYLDKAFQMGGWQFLMLDSTVAQQVHGKFSAQHLEQLEQQLQANTNPTLIALHHPPVTIDSAWLDNLGLQNSEAFFAVVERYPHVKLAIFGHIHQQVEQHRRGIAYLSTPSTCVQFAPHQKTFALDETRPGFRLLQLYPDGTFESEVQRVQIDLPQLDVAAQGY; encoded by the coding sequence ATGTCCCCATCCTCGCCGCTCCTTGTTGCTCAACTGTCTGACCTGCATTTGTTCTCGACACCGGAACAGACGCTGCTCGGTCTGCAGACAATGGCGTCATTTGCCGCAATTTTAGATGCTCTGAGGCAGCTTCCGCAGCAGCCTGATGTGATTCTGTTGACGGGGGACTTGGCCCAGGATGAATCGTCGGCTGCCTATGAGCAAATAGCACAGCGAATAGCACCGCTTAACATTCCCACCTACTGGCTGCCGGGGAATCACGACCATTCGCCCAGTATGGCGTCTATTTTGAACCAACCTCCGATTTATCTCGATAAGGCTTTTCAAATGGGGGGGTGGCAGTTTTTGATGCTAGATTCCACAGTCGCTCAGCAGGTACATGGGAAATTCTCAGCGCAGCACTTAGAGCAGCTAGAGCAGCAACTGCAGGCAAATACTAACCCAACTTTGATTGCCTTGCACCATCCGCCTGTGACCATTGACTCAGCTTGGTTAGATAATCTGGGCTTGCAAAATTCAGAAGCGTTTTTTGCCGTTGTCGAGCGCTATCCCCATGTGAAGCTCGCCATTTTTGGCCACATTCATCAGCAGGTTGAACAGCATCGACGGGGGATTGCTTATCTGAGTACACCCTCAACCTGTGTACAGTTTGCACCGCACCAAAAAACGTTTGCCCTTGACGAAACCCGGCCAGGATTCCGATTGCTACAGCTTTACCCGGATGGCACTTTTGAAAGCGAGGTGCAGCGAGTTCAGATTGATCTGCCTCAGCTTGATGTTGCGGCTCAAGGATATTGA
- a CDS encoding DUF2949 domain-containing protein, which yields MSVSLQQKFIEYLQTELDIPTNSITVVQRCSGYCPGQLHMLLWQYGLITLQQLERIFDWLETAAMPAVPAEL from the coding sequence ATGTCAGTTTCTTTACAGCAGAAGTTTATTGAGTATCTACAAACCGAGCTAGATATACCGACTAACTCCATTACGGTTGTGCAGCGCTGTAGTGGCTACTGTCCAGGTCAGCTCCACATGCTCCTTTGGCAGTATGGGTTGATTACGCTGCAGCAGCTAGAACGAATTTTTGACTGGCTAGAGACGGCTGCGATGCCTGCGGTACCCGCAGAGCTATAG
- the moaC gene encoding cyclic pyranopterin monophosphate synthase MoaC: MTTEFTEGNGGPGFQPPHDDSPTLTHLDVQGQAHMVDVSEKVVTARVAIAQGQVLMSAATFAAIEAGNAPKGDVLGTARLAGIMAAKQTAQLIPLCHPLPLQKIKVEITPDAQRSGYVIQAIVKTKSETGVEMEALTAVSIAALTLYDMAKALEKSIRIENIHLLHKQGGKSGEWHTSKI; this comes from the coding sequence ATGACAACAGAATTTACAGAGGGGAATGGTGGGCCTGGCTTTCAGCCCCCCCATGATGACTCTCCTACTCTCACTCATCTAGATGTTCAGGGGCAGGCCCATATGGTCGATGTCTCCGAAAAAGTGGTGACTGCTAGAGTTGCGATCGCACAGGGGCAAGTCCTGATGTCCGCGGCAACCTTTGCCGCTATTGAAGCTGGCAATGCTCCCAAAGGCGATGTTCTCGGCACTGCCCGTTTAGCCGGAATTATGGCAGCGAAGCAAACAGCTCAGCTTATTCCCCTTTGTCATCCCCTACCGCTGCAGAAAATTAAGGTTGAGATTACCCCTGATGCCCAACGCTCGGGCTATGTTATTCAAGCAATCGTGAAAACGAAATCAGAGACAGGCGTAGAGATGGAAGCACTGACCGCTGTTTCGATTGCTGCACTCACCCTCTACGACATGGCCAAAGCACTGGAAAAATCGATCCGCATTGAGAACATTCATCTATTGCACAAACAGGGCGGGAAATCAGGAGAGTGGCATACCTCTAAAATCTGA
- a CDS encoding chlorophyll a/b-binding protein, translating into MYTNLSTQANPRSNSVVEAAAVEHHEAWKWGWTRNAELWNGRLAMLGFFLVLFAVLAWS; encoded by the coding sequence ATGTACACTAACTTATCCACCCAAGCCAATCCCAGGTCAAATTCTGTCGTGGAGGCTGCAGCCGTTGAGCATCATGAAGCATGGAAGTGGGGATGGACCCGCAATGCAGAGCTCTGGAACGGCCGCCTAGCGATGCTGGGGTTCTTTTTGGTGTTGTTTGCTGTTTTGGCTTGGTCGTAG